The stretch of DNA ggtacttgtagacacatgataaagtaggccatagtcagtgtggtttcgtcaagggaaaatctttcctgataatctgttggcattctttgaagaaataacaagcaggctagacaaaggagaatcggtggatgttatgtatttggattttcagaaggcctctgacaaggtgtcacacatgaggctgcttaacaagttacgagcTCATGGTTTAACAGGGAAGAATCTATCATGGATATCAGTtgttgattggcaagaggcaaagagtgggaagaaagggagccttttctgattggctactgACCAGTGACTgctggtgctccacaggggtctctTGGGGCCGattctttttaagttatatggcaatgatttggataaaggaattaatggctttgtggccaagtttgtgcaCAATACAAGGATACAGTGGTGATCAGCCCCAGTCCTGTTCTTTTCTGCCAGTTCCACATTGCCCAAAAATCCCTGATTTTacaaaattccccccccccccccctttttctctTTAAGTACTCCCGGTGTGATCCAGTCTCTGTAACTCTGGAGCAGGGAAATCCAGAATTTTTCTACCCTTTCCACTTCAGTTTCAAATGACTCGCCACCACACCCAAATCTCATAATCTCGCCCTTCCTTCTTCATCTTCCCCGTCTTACCTCTTCTtctcgcctgcctatcaccttcgccggggtccctcctccttccctttctgctatgGTTCATTCTcctcctatcggattccttcttcttaactcctttgccttttccacctatcacctcccagcttcttacttcatcctccctcccccacccactcaccttctaACGAGACCTCTTTCCTCTCTCCctaccttattctggcatcttctcccttcctttccatgcctgatgaagggtctcagcccgaatcatttccataaatactgcctgacctgctgagtggctGCAGCACTTAGTGTGTTGTTCATAACTGTGTCCCCTGATTCAAACTTTTCCCACTTGTGGAAACATTGACCTGTCATCTCCCCCTTTAATAagatcttccctcatttttctaatcTGATATCTTGGGCCCAAGTCCATTTTCTCTGCTGGTTTCCATGTTTTCCCGGTGCTGCTTACCTTAAGAGTGGGCAGAAAGATGAGCAGGGTTTGCAATCTCACTTCTAACGTCCTCTCGTCCTTGTCTCTGAATCCTAACTCCCTGCACTGTCCCAAAACCAGCCCTATACACCTAAAGAAACAAAGTCTGAGCCATGACATTGACCGGCAACACAACGTGACACCATGTTGACAGAAGTCTGAAATTTGAGGCACGATGCTTGCAAGCCTGAGAAACCAGAGCCAAGGATAGGAGGCCCAAGGAAGCAGCCtggcctggggttggaggcctgtgtctgtgtgttgtgTGTCGGACACAGAGGCCCAGTTGAAGCTGGTAGAACATGGATAAATTTActtgaagagagagagagtgtaaatCATAAACGCAAGACattctgcctgaagtgactggttctAAGGCGCCTGTAACCTGCCTTTGTCCCTTTTCCTGTCAGAAACaattctgccgggcttagtagctaagccacacatgaaggccaggagggggacttgattgtcagaggctatttgatatgcacaccactgggagcatttaatagatagtgtgTACTTATCCTCAGTTtacccccagctatgacaactttAAGGAACCAGGGGCAGCATCACTGGAGGGCAATAAATGTCTTCCAGCTGGTCGTCCtctgcttccccccaccccccccccccccccaactttgtTATTCTGGAGCTTGTGTGGTTCTGCTGAGCAGcgtggcaccggaatgtgtggtggcatttacaggctgccccagcacatcctgtcgttaatatacagtgaaatgtgatgCTTGTGTTCTGATGTATACGAGATCAGTAAGTCTCCATTGTGCcccgtgctcccgatgcagcctcctccacGTTGGTGAGAGCCGTCGGAAATTAGGGGAATTCTTCGCTGAgctcctccactccatctgccagaagtggaACTCCCCAGTGgcagacattttaattcccattccgatTCCGATATGTCGGCCCATGGCCTCTTGTGCCAAGAGGAGCAAAATCCTGTCTGGGTGGCCACCAACTCGATGGCAAGAATAtctgtttctccttccagtaaacaaatccaccctccctccaccttcctctattcccctctCTGACCTTCTACCTCTTCTCACTTACTTTTCCctttgcccctcctcctcccctttcactatgtccactctcctctcctatcagattccttcctctcccacccttgacctttcccacccacctggcttcacctaccacctcccagctagcctctttccccgcccccacttttttttattctggcatcttcccccttcttagACCTGAAGAAAAgtgtcggcctgaaatgtcaactgtttattcatttccatcgatgctgcctgactcgctgagccctccagcattgtgtgtgtgtgtatgctttGAAAATTAAGCCCACTATCCTACACAAATGCAGGGGAAAGTCCCCAGCTTGCAGTGATTGGCTGCATGCCAGTTCCTCTGTTGGGATGAAAGTGTTTTTCCTTAAAATGGTAACGTCTGTGTTCAGAGCCTCGCTTTGTATCTCCTGACTGGGACTTCACTGGCACGTAACAATAAGCAGGTAATATCTTCCCTCGCCTGAGCCATGAACAGCAGCCAACTTTACAGTTTGTGTTTCTAAACTTCAGTTACTCAGCAGTTGCCATGgaatggaaaggggaagggaTTTGTGATTTCAAATTGCAAGAAGCAAAAGATgcatcagtggccattttattaggtacacctgtacacctcactaatatgaatatctaatcagccaattgtggcagcaattcaatacgtaaaagcatgcagacatgatcaacaggttcagttgttgttcagaccaaacatcagaacagggaaggaatatgatctaagtgactttgactgtgggatgattgatggtgccagatggggtggtttgagtatctcagaaactgctgatctcctggggcttTAACACACAACAGATAaacaagagtttacagagaatggtgtgtttttttaaaaaaacaactcaaaaaaaaatccagtgagttctgtgggtgaaaatgctgtGCTAATGAGAGagctacacacaaagtgctagaggaactcaggccaggcagcatctatggaaaagagaaacaattgacgttttgggccaagatccttcaacaggaccgatgaggtcagaggagaatggccagactgacaggaggacagtaactcaaataaccacacattacaacagtggtgtgcagaatatccgagaacacacaacacattgaatcatgaactgtattagttcctaataggtaacaacagaggaattcatccagtgtacacacgctgctgtgttcttttgattgactgtaaatgaacaaaatcagcgcagacaccaaGCGCAGATAAAGCAGTGCCAATGatggcatcctccaaatcttcattgtaacattcaattgtcaataccttcaaattcttcggaTTTTGTAACTTGTCAAAAtagtgaaatcattttattttcacttccAGCCATTTTATGGCATTTctgagcctgaatgcttgaaaccacagtgagcaaaacggtttggaattgtcttactgctagtttcctgccaactatcagtgacaaaaatcactgcattttgaaCACAAACTCATGCAGCTGATGGTCTTTAAAAACAGTTCATTCTAAGCACAATGTGATTTCTAACAGCCACAAAAGTGCACATGACtggtgctagttagaaactgttgggcAATCGGGCTCCTGTCCCAATGAAGTTGCACAGTGTGCCAAATAAGCAAAGGGAATATTTCCTcagttagtttttgttctttaagagttgtcccaatgagcagctgccctgattaactgatggcccaacaTAACTATACTATACAGAGGGGAAAAATGACTGAACGACATCGCCTTAGTGCAAGAAAGCACGAAAGGAGATGGGTGCAGGAGGTGGTCTGGTGTTGAGGTAGGGTTAGattgtgccagttggttcaaggaCCAAATGGTCAAAGGGAggcatcaggcttctgtacctcctgttggATGGGAGCTGTAAGAAGTTGGCCTGTATGACAGGGATCCTTGATCATTGGTGCTATCTCCTCTAGATGCTGTCAGTAGTGGAGAGggctgtgtctgtgtctgcaaTGGACCGGGTCGTGCCCACTACTGTTCCACTCCTGTGCGTTAGAGTAAAAAGGAAACAATGCAGAGTTAGGAGAAAGTACAGTGGATGCAACTGGTtaaacacaaaatgttagaggaactcgggaggtcaggcagcatctgtggaagtcaataaacagtcgacgtttcagaccgagacccttcaccaggactggaaaggaagggggggaagaagccagagtaagagggggggtgggaggggaaggaggatgtgagaggtgagaccagttggGTTGGGGcaggggatgaagtaggaagctgggaggtgataggtgggaaaggtaaaggactggagaagaaggaatctgatgataATATagtggagcatgggagaaagggaagaaggagaggcaccagggggaggtgataggcaggtggggagaagagttaagaggccagaatgggaaattgaagaagagagaaaggggaggggaaaattacTGAAAGTTTAAGAAACTAAtgatcatgtcatcaggttggaggctacccaaacggaatatgagATGTTTATCCTTTAAATAGTTGGTGTCTGGTATGTATCAGACTGCGAGTAGCTTcagactcctgggagtgcacaacTTGTGCAATCTCTCATGGCTCGAAACACATCctacaggaatctgaagagagCTGAGCTCACCTCATTCTACAGATACACAGTAGAGAGCaatctaacaagctgcatcactactTGGTAGGGAAACTGCACTCTAGGGGCAGGAAGGCTGTACAAcgaatgggtagtcaaaactgcgcagtgcatcactggcaccagtctACCACCAGCAAGGACATAGATACAGAAAGGTGCTAGAAAAgggcagtaacatcatgaaggatcccacccaccctgctcgtggactgtttgtcccactcccatcagggaggaggctacgtggcgtccacaccaggaccaccagactcaaaaacagtcacAGTCGGCCCTTCTTATCCGCAAATCctgcatgcgcaaattcaaccaactgcgaattgtgaaaacccagaagtgctcttccagcgtttgttgttcgagcatgtacagactttttttcttgtcattattccctaagcaatgcagtataacaactattttgcaTAGCATTGACATTGTATTACggtaggtattataagtaatctagagataatttgaagtatatgggaggatgtgcgtgggttatcgtggatcgggattttaaaaaatcacaagttctcttactaagtaagtcagaacaggtacatccggtattatttagtgtcagttagtcaaacgtttgtcttagtatatattttacctttctatgcatataaaacatgtaagaacgtatgtttcagcgctgggctcgggaacagaagttctcgagtttgatccagtgacagattgcTCCCGAGTGCGCTGTCCaccgtgcctggttgatgtggaggatcaaaaacccaaaacccaataactaaaccactgcgttgtttagtaataattgtagctttcgttggggcagagcctttctcactttatcctttaaaattgtttggatcgttgaccgactgtagcctaacgcttttccaatgaccaatggcgttttaCCTCTTTcagatcactttattatttccactttattttcaatcgtgattattttcctgaacagaaacactgtgcattcagagctctgccgggtcctaatgtccactgcactgagacaggttaaataaggtctggggttccgctgggtcctaaggtccaccgcattgaaaCAGGTTGAATAGGGGACTTGaacatccgcgaattttggtatccgcaaggggtcccggaaccaatccctcacggataaggagggccgactgtactttccccaagcaatgaggctgatcaatacctccacccaataacccacccctccacaccccaaccaccactactttatcatttgctatcagtcactttatgtacagataatcctgtgcctagcatcactttataaaCATACAATCAAGCTATATAAGCTGTCTCATAATTATTGtagttttattattgtgttctttattttattggATTTTTTTGGGCTGCAACAGACGCGGAGTAacaattttgttctcctttatacctGTGTACTGGAAacgatattaaacaatcttgaatcaatTTAACTGTTGTTTCTCCTCGCCTCCCTCGCCCCCACCATCCCTCTCCTACCAATTATCAACCACAGGTATCGCAAGCAGCCACAGACCTGAAGCAGTTTTGCCTGCAGAACGCACAACTGGATCCGTTACTGACAGGAATCCATCCAAACACCAatcccttcagacctttcaaacCTTGTTTGATATTGTAAATGCAAATAGGATTCTTCTTTACTTTGGTAAGTAAATattgtggattccagttaattgggactcatccagaccagtacattttgtcccaattaagcggctgtcaCAATTGGCCAAAGTTTCATGgcaataattaaaaagacaaacta from Hemitrygon akajei chromosome 12, sHemAka1.3, whole genome shotgun sequence encodes:
- the LOC140736696 gene encoding guanine nucleotide-binding protein G(I)/G(S)/G(O) subunit gamma-5-like codes for the protein MSGTGNLVATRKLVEQLRFEVGIKRLKVSQAATDLKQFCLQNAQLDPLLTGIHPNTNPFRPFKPCLIL